A single genomic interval of Helianthus annuus cultivar XRQ/B chromosome 13, HanXRQr2.0-SUNRISE, whole genome shotgun sequence harbors:
- the LOC110897795 gene encoding transcription factor ORG2, producing MLALSPSLFPTTHGWALEDLISQNIPHDCNEANSYNPAFNFHTFDQIKLDLAPEHSISSGETTNGGTGDEMMVVKKLNHNASERDRRKKCNELYVMLRSLLPISNDQKKKLSIPRTVSRVLQYIPELQKEVEILRSKKEKLLSYSLSTGNTRKEHSIRAQSAEDTTTKTKSSVASSVSILGDQEAVIQLISSADHMSKNKRNNLLSKVLDYLEQEEDELVLINATTFKSYGEGMLLSTLHLRVQGDHKIKAEKLKEKLNAFHQ from the exons ATGCTAGCACTATCCCCTTCATTGTTTCCAACAACCCATGGATGGGCTTTGGAGGATCTCATCAGCCAAAATATTCCACATGACTGCAATGAAGCAAACTCATATAATCCAGCTTTTAATTTTCATACATTTGATCAAATCAAGCTTGATTTAGCACCAGAACATTCCATTTCTTCTGGCGAAACCACAAATGGCGGTACTGGAGATGAGATGATGGTGGTGAAAAAGCTCAATCATAACGCAAGTGAAAGAGATCGCCGCAAGAAGTGTAATGAGTTGTATGTAATGCTTCGCTCGTTGCTACCCATTTCAAATGATCAAAAG AAAAAGTTGAGTATTCCGAGGACAGTATCGCGTGTGCTACAATATATACCGGAACTACAAAAGGAAGTGGAGATACTAAGATCTAAGAAGGAAAAACTGTTGTCATATTCATTGTCAACTGGTAATACAAGGAAAGAGCATTCTATCAGGGCACAAAGTGCTGAAGACACAACAACCAAAACAAAATCATCAGTCGCTTCTTCTGTGAGCATTTTAGGTGACCAAGAAGCTGTCATCCAGCTGATATCCTCAGCAGATCATATGAGCAAGAATAAGAGGAATAACTTATTGTCTAAGGTTTTGGACTACTTAGAGCAGGAAGAAGATGAACTTGTTTTGATAAATGCAACTACCTTCAAATCTTATGGCGAAGGGATGTTATTAAGCACTTTGCATCTTCGG GTGCAAGGGGATCATAAAATCAAGGCCGAAAAGTTAAAGGAGAAGCTCAATGCTTTCCACCAATGA